From the Ruania alkalisoli genome, one window contains:
- a CDS encoding LacI family DNA-binding transcriptional regulator, translated as MPTLLDVAAHAGVSKSTASRALSHPQLVAPRTVERVLASAVELGFVPNRAARELARGRTGVIALVVPTLTNSFFTPIIGGAQERGARDGLQITVAVNELADGEDLLRYQRLAQQVDGAVVVAPRCTDETLRTAVSIRPTVLVDRELTGTASVVADTAGAFVELLTALADAGHRRIAFLGGPDRSWQSGQRTHALREAATAQGVDLAVLGPYPPTFDAGVASVDELLGSGATVALPYASDLGLGALFGLQQHERASWSSRPHPDESGIVVVGRPQAPMVDVDGVELGRRAMHHLVARLTAPLLRPALASLPGDGHALAGASGDTPEHLPEHVAERLPVPVTWPPV; from the coding sequence GTGCCCACACTGCTTGACGTCGCCGCACATGCCGGCGTCTCCAAGTCGACGGCTTCGCGCGCGCTCAGCCACCCGCAGCTCGTCGCCCCACGCACCGTCGAGCGCGTCCTCGCCTCCGCGGTGGAACTCGGTTTCGTCCCCAACCGGGCGGCTCGCGAGCTCGCCCGTGGTCGCACCGGTGTGATCGCACTCGTCGTCCCCACCCTCACGAACTCCTTCTTCACCCCGATCATCGGCGGGGCACAAGAACGGGGGGCGCGGGACGGCCTGCAGATCACCGTCGCCGTCAACGAACTCGCCGACGGTGAAGATCTCCTGCGCTACCAGCGGCTGGCTCAGCAGGTCGATGGCGCCGTCGTGGTGGCGCCGCGGTGCACCGACGAGACGCTCCGCACCGCCGTCTCCATCCGGCCGACCGTGCTCGTGGATCGCGAGCTCACGGGAACCGCGTCGGTCGTGGCAGACACCGCTGGCGCCTTCGTCGAGCTGCTGACGGCGCTCGCCGATGCCGGGCACCGGCGGATCGCATTCCTCGGCGGCCCGGACCGTTCCTGGCAGAGTGGGCAGCGCACCCACGCCCTCCGGGAGGCGGCGACAGCTCAGGGTGTGGACCTCGCCGTCCTGGGCCCGTACCCGCCGACCTTCGACGCGGGCGTGGCCAGTGTCGATGAACTCCTCGGCAGCGGTGCGACGGTGGCCCTCCCCTACGCCAGCGACCTCGGCTTGGGCGCACTGTTCGGCCTCCAGCAGCACGAACGCGCCTCTTGGTCCTCACGTCCGCACCCGGACGAGTCGGGCATCGTGGTCGTCGGCCGCCCGCAGGCACCGATGGTCGACGTGGACGGGGTCGAGCTCGGCCGGAGAGCCATGCACCATCTGGTCGCCCGGCTCACTGCACCCCTGCTCCGGCCCGCGCTCGCGTCCCTGCCAGGTGACGGTCACGCCCTCGCCGGGGCATCCGGCGACACACCGGAGCATCTGCCCGAGCACGTCGCCGAACGTCTCCCCGTCCCCGTCACCTGGCCACCGGTCTGA